A single genomic interval of Penaeus chinensis breed Huanghai No. 1 chromosome 23, ASM1920278v2, whole genome shotgun sequence harbors:
- the LOC125037387 gene encoding 39S ribosomal protein L48, mitochondrial-like has product MFSFFKTAARRLPVAQRSLSTTASRCKVSFEPPYLDAGGPDVPEFPLLNMQMEGYDFTVLEHYGKWVHRTALNMGIEVEDSWATPCKKIHIQTFKPRSAKVESEYDLQVYQRTVQLADVPSHLAPLLMEVVQAGLPEGVNLTVQDHMPEHTEVRYIPDLELKELKKQLDLLGGPSKTKK; this is encoded by the exons atgttttccttttttaaa ACAGCCGCAAGACGCCTGCCTGTGGCCCAGCGAAGCCTTTCTACCACAGCGAGCAGATGTAAAGTATCATTCGAGCCGCCATATTTAGAT GCTGGGGGTCCTGATGTACCAGAGTTCCCCCTATTGAACATGCAGATGGAGGGCTACGACTTTACTGTTCTCGAGCATTACGGGAAGTGGGTTCACAGAACGGCACTCAACATGGGTATTGAAGTAGAAGATAG CTGGGCAACCCCATGCAAGAAAATCCACATCCAGACTTTCAAACCGAGGAGTGCCAAGGTGGAATCAGAATACGATTTGCAAGTTTACCAGAGGACCGTTCAG CTTGCTGATGTCCCTTCTCATCTCGCACCGCTATTAATGGAAGTTGTTCAAGCTGGCCTTCCAGAGGGTGTGAATTTGACTGTCCAAGATCATATGCCAGAACACACAGAG GTCCGTTACATTCCCGATCTGGAACTCAAAGAACTCAAGAAGCAATTAGATTTGCTTGGGGGTCCCTCTAAGACTAAGAAGTAA